A single genomic interval of Prochlorococcus marinus XMU1406 harbors:
- the glyA gene encoding serine hydroxymethyltransferase — MNILQNLKESDPVISNFINSEKNRQETHLELIASENFASIAVMQAQGSVLTNKYAEGLPQKRYYGGCEFVDEIEELAIQRAKKLFNANWANVQPHSGAQANAAVFLSLLKPGDTIMGMDLSHGGHLTHGSPVNMSGKWFNAVHYGVNKETSKLNFDEIREIALETKPKLIICGYSAYPRTIDFESFRKIADEVGAYLMADIAHIAGLVASKLHPNPIPYCDVVTTTTHKTLRGPRGGLILCKDAEFGKKFDKSVFPGTQGGPLEHIIAAKAVAFGEALQPEFVNYSQQVIKNAKVLASTLINRGINIVSGGTDNHIVLLDLRSINMTGKIADLLVSEVNITANKNTVPFDPESPFVTSGLRLGTAALTTRGFNENAFAEVGDIIADRLLNPNDSLIESQCKERVLSLCNRFPLYLGKLEASIK; from the coding sequence ATGAATATCCTTCAAAACCTTAAAGAAAGTGATCCAGTAATATCAAATTTTATCAACTCTGAAAAAAATAGGCAGGAAACTCATCTTGAGTTAATCGCAAGTGAAAATTTCGCATCAATTGCCGTCATGCAAGCTCAAGGATCCGTCCTTACAAATAAATACGCCGAAGGATTACCTCAAAAAAGATATTACGGGGGATGTGAATTTGTTGATGAAATCGAGGAATTAGCTATTCAGAGAGCGAAAAAATTATTTAATGCAAATTGGGCTAATGTTCAACCCCATAGTGGAGCACAGGCAAATGCTGCTGTTTTCCTAAGTCTACTTAAACCTGGCGACACAATCATGGGGATGGATTTATCCCACGGTGGGCACTTAACTCATGGATCTCCAGTAAATATGAGTGGCAAATGGTTCAATGCAGTTCACTATGGTGTAAATAAAGAAACTAGTAAATTAAATTTTGATGAGATAAGAGAGATAGCACTTGAAACAAAACCAAAATTAATCATATGCGGATATTCTGCTTATCCAAGAACAATTGATTTTGAATCATTTAGGAAAATTGCAGATGAAGTTGGTGCATACTTAATGGCTGATATTGCACACATAGCCGGTCTTGTAGCAAGTAAACTTCACCCAAATCCTATACCTTATTGTGATGTAGTAACTACAACTACTCATAAAACATTAAGAGGGCCTAGAGGAGGACTTATCTTATGTAAAGATGCAGAATTTGGAAAGAAATTTGATAAATCTGTTTTCCCTGGAACTCAGGGTGGGCCCCTAGAACATATTATTGCCGCTAAAGCAGTTGCATTTGGAGAAGCTTTGCAGCCAGAGTTCGTTAATTATTCTCAACAAGTAATAAAAAATGCTAAAGTTCTAGCCTCAACGTTAATAAATAGAGGAATCAATATCGTGAGTGGAGGCACTGATAACCATATTGTTTTACTCGATTTAAGAAGTATCAATATGACAGGTAAAATTGCTGACTTACTCGTAAGTGAAGTGAATATCACTGCGAATAAAAATACTGTTCCGTTTGACCCTGAATCACCTTTTGTGACCAGCGGTCTAAGGTTGGGTACTGCCGCTTTAACTACTAGAGGCTTTAATGAAAATGCTTTTGCTGAAGTTGGCGACATTATTGCTGATAGATTACTTAACCCAAACGATTCACTAATTGAAAGTCAATGTAAAGAAAGAGTATTATCCTTATGTAATCGTTTTCCTCTTTATTTAGGCAAACTTGAAGCATCAATTAAATGA
- the sfsA gene encoding DNA/RNA nuclease SfsA — MNDRIIEFDPLIEGFLIKRYKRFLADIKLENGEVVTAHCANTGPMKGLLSEGAKVRISVSPSTKRKLPFTWEQICVFDSKNDEVWVGINTLFANKLIKKVIEKNLLKEIIGEIETIKSEVPYGKDKKSRIDFFLTPKSSNPDKRNIYLEVKNTTWIKENVALFPDTVTKRGQKHLIELKELIPGSKSILVLCITRKDASFFAPGDDADPLYGSLFRESLSAGMITIPCSFEFHKDHVSWKGIKPLK, encoded by the coding sequence ATGAATGATCGGATAATTGAATTTGACCCATTAATTGAAGGGTTTTTGATAAAGAGGTATAAAAGGTTTCTTGCAGATATTAAATTAGAGAATGGAGAGGTAGTAACTGCTCATTGTGCTAACACAGGCCCAATGAAGGGGCTTTTGAGTGAGGGAGCAAAAGTAAGAATAAGTGTTTCCCCTTCTACAAAAAGAAAATTACCTTTTACCTGGGAACAGATATGTGTTTTTGATTCAAAAAACGACGAGGTTTGGGTAGGTATTAATACTCTATTTGCAAATAAGTTAATCAAAAAGGTTATTGAGAAAAATCTGCTAAAGGAAATAATAGGCGAAATAGAGACCATTAAATCTGAAGTTCCATATGGTAAAGATAAAAAAAGTAGAATTGACTTTTTTTTAACTCCTAAATCTTCAAATCCTGATAAACGTAACATTTACCTAGAGGTTAAAAACACGACTTGGATTAAAGAAAATGTAGCTCTATTCCCAGATACAGTAACGAAAAGAGGCCAAAAACACCTCATTGAATTAAAGGAATTAATTCCTGGAAGTAAAAGTATTTTGGTACTTTGTATTACGAGAAAAGACGCTTCTTTCTTTGCACCTGGAGATGATGCAGATCCCTTATATGGCAGTCTTTTTAGAGAATCTTTAAGTGCAGGAATGATAACTATTCCATGTTCCTTTGAATTTCATAAAGACCACGTATCATGGAAAGGAATTAAACCTTTGAAATAA
- a CDS encoding competence/damage-inducible protein A, which translates to MSPNSKRVEILSIGTELLLGNIINTNAQWISEQLSQLGLNHFRQSTVGDNCDRIIKVIQEISKRSNLLIITGGLGPTPDDLTTEAIAKSFNVSLFERPYLWDEIKEKLSNSKLHDDSSSLRKQCFFPKNAQIINNPRGTAPGMIWEPVKGFTILTFPGVPSEMKTMWEKTAYDFVKTKFSDGYSFFSNTLKFAGIGESSVAEKINDLLNLKNPTVAPYANLGEVKLRITARAKNGLEATNIINPIKEKLKKEFSEFIFGEDNDTLPSVLIKQLTERDQTVVFAESCTGGLLSSSLTSISGSSQVFKGSIVSYSNELKNSLLNISEDKLTEYGAVSEEVCEAMAINVKKKLGADWAIAISGIAGPNGGSKDKPVGLVYISISGPNNQITNIKKLFNSTRNRVEIQTLSVNVCLNSLRLILLSNSK; encoded by the coding sequence ATGAGTCCTAATTCCAAGAGAGTAGAAATTCTTTCTATTGGAACAGAGCTACTTTTAGGAAATATTATCAATACAAATGCTCAATGGATTTCAGAGCAATTATCTCAATTAGGCTTAAATCATTTTAGGCAATCAACTGTAGGTGATAATTGTGATCGAATTATAAAAGTAATTCAAGAAATATCGAAAAGAAGCAATCTTCTAATTATAACGGGTGGCTTGGGACCCACCCCAGATGACTTAACTACAGAAGCAATAGCCAAATCTTTTAATGTATCTCTTTTTGAAAGACCGTACTTATGGGATGAAATTAAAGAAAAACTCTCAAACTCAAAGCTGCATGATGATTCCTCTAGCTTAAGGAAACAATGTTTCTTCCCAAAAAATGCTCAAATAATTAATAATCCTAGGGGAACAGCTCCAGGAATGATTTGGGAACCAGTAAAAGGATTTACTATTCTTACTTTCCCTGGAGTACCAAGTGAAATGAAAACTATGTGGGAAAAAACGGCTTATGATTTCGTTAAAACCAAATTCTCTGATGGTTATTCTTTTTTTTCAAATACTCTTAAATTTGCAGGCATTGGAGAATCTAGCGTTGCAGAAAAAATTAACGATCTATTAAATCTTAAAAACCCGACAGTTGCTCCATATGCAAACTTAGGAGAGGTTAAACTAAGAATCACAGCGCGAGCAAAGAATGGCCTAGAAGCAACAAATATAATTAATCCTATAAAAGAAAAATTAAAAAAAGAGTTTTCGGAATTTATTTTTGGAGAGGATAATGATACTCTTCCTAGCGTTCTAATAAAACAATTAACCGAGAGGGACCAAACTGTCGTATTTGCTGAATCCTGCACCGGAGGCCTGCTATCTTCATCACTAACATCAATATCAGGCTCATCTCAAGTTTTTAAAGGTAGTATTGTTTCATATAGTAATGAGCTAAAAAATTCATTATTAAATATTTCGGAAGACAAGCTTACAGAATATGGAGCCGTTTCTGAAGAAGTTTGTGAGGCTATGGCAATTAATGTAAAAAAGAAATTAGGAGCAGATTGGGCAATAGCAATTAGTGGAATAGCAGGTCCTAACGGAGGCAGTAAAGATAAACCGGTTGGACTTGTCTATATCTCAATTTCAGGCCCGAATAATCAAATAACTAATATAAAAAAACTATTTAACTCAACCAGAAATAGAGTAGAAATTCAAACACTAAGTGTAAATGTGTGTTTGAACAGCCTCAGATTAATCCTATTATCGAATAGTAAGTAA
- a CDS encoding DUF3181 family protein produces the protein MNSQIRISDLENIISEKIFIKIEKWNLYLGDAGLARHLAIECIRNKDQGPFDAANISLKAINVKVGDGVNSIPLINLITTSQILELEEILESFFEN, from the coding sequence ATGAACTCCCAGATACGAATAAGTGATCTAGAAAATATTATTTCAGAAAAGATTTTTATAAAAATAGAAAAGTGGAATTTGTATCTTGGAGATGCTGGCCTAGCTAGACATCTTGCTATTGAATGTATAAGAAATAAAGATCAAGGTCCATTTGATGCTGCAAATATAAGTTTGAAAGCAATTAATGTAAAAGTAGGGGATGGTGTTAACAGTATTCCACTAATTAATTTAATAACTACTTCACAAATTCTAGAATTAGAGGAGATTTTGGAAAGTTTTTTTGAAAACTAA
- the purH gene encoding bifunctional phosphoribosylaminoimidazolecarboxamide formyltransferase/IMP cyclohydrolase, with translation MSPLALVSVSDKKNIIPFCKELVKQFNYKILSSGGTAKHLIEAKIPVIKVSDFTNSPEILGGRVKTLHPKIHGGILAKRTDETHKRDIKTNELELIDLVVVNLYPFKKTVAQGAKWEDAIENIDIGGPSMIRSAAKNHKDVSVLVDPSQYQSFLEESKKGELKDSYKAKLALEAFQHTADYDTAISNWIRKERGLQSSKYIESYPLIKTLRYGENPHQKAFWYGLSNIGWNSAEQLQGKDLSYNNLLDLESALSTVLEFGYPEKDELTTKMFASVILKHNNPCGASISNSASQAFLNALKCDSVSAFGGIVAFNSNVDSETANKLKDIFLECVVAPSFDAEALEILKIKKNLRILKFSEDQIPKKNQISTKSIMGGLLVQDTDVSEEKTESWIAVTKKNPSNQMNLDLNFAWKICKHVKSNAIVIAKDQKTIGIGAGQMNRVGAAKIALKAAGELCSDAVLASDGFFPFADTVELANEYGIKAIIQPGGSLRDQESIDMCNSKGISMVFTQKRHFLH, from the coding sequence ATGTCACCATTAGCTTTAGTAAGTGTCTCTGATAAAAAAAATATAATCCCATTTTGTAAGGAATTGGTAAAACAATTTAATTATAAAATTTTATCAAGTGGCGGAACTGCCAAGCATCTTATAGAGGCAAAAATTCCAGTTATTAAAGTTTCAGATTTTACTAATTCTCCAGAAATTCTTGGAGGAAGAGTTAAAACTTTACATCCAAAAATACACGGAGGAATATTAGCTAAAAGAACTGATGAGACACATAAAAGAGATATCAAAACTAACGAGCTTGAGTTAATTGACTTAGTAGTTGTAAATTTATATCCTTTTAAAAAAACTGTAGCTCAGGGAGCTAAATGGGAAGACGCTATTGAAAATATTGATATTGGAGGGCCATCAATGATTCGTTCTGCAGCAAAAAATCATAAAGACGTTTCCGTCTTAGTGGATCCTAGTCAGTATCAAAGTTTTCTTGAAGAAAGTAAAAAAGGTGAATTAAAGGACTCATATAAAGCAAAATTAGCCCTTGAAGCTTTTCAACATACAGCAGACTATGACACTGCAATATCTAATTGGATAAGAAAAGAAAGAGGTTTACAATCTTCAAAATATATTGAATCTTATCCACTAATCAAAACCTTAAGATATGGTGAGAATCCTCATCAAAAAGCTTTTTGGTATGGTTTAAGTAACATTGGATGGAATTCAGCAGAACAATTACAAGGTAAAGATTTAAGTTATAACAATCTATTGGACCTAGAGTCGGCACTTTCAACAGTTTTAGAATTTGGCTACCCAGAAAAAGATGAACTTACAACCAAAATGTTTGCTTCTGTTATCCTAAAACACAATAATCCTTGTGGTGCCTCTATAAGTAATTCAGCTTCTCAAGCATTTTTGAATGCTTTGAAATGCGACTCTGTTAGTGCATTTGGCGGAATAGTTGCCTTTAATTCAAATGTTGATAGTGAAACTGCAAATAAATTAAAAGATATCTTCTTAGAGTGTGTCGTAGCTCCCTCTTTTGATGCGGAAGCTTTAGAAATTTTAAAAATCAAAAAGAATTTAAGAATTTTAAAGTTTTCAGAAGATCAAATTCCAAAAAAGAATCAAATTTCTACTAAATCAATAATGGGAGGATTACTTGTTCAAGATACTGATGTAAGTGAAGAAAAAACTGAAAGTTGGATTGCAGTAACCAAAAAAAATCCAAGTAATCAGATGAATTTAGATCTAAATTTTGCGTGGAAAATTTGTAAACACGTTAAATCTAATGCGATTGTTATTGCAAAAGACCAAAAAACTATTGGAATTGGAGCTGGGCAAATGAATAGAGTTGGTGCCGCAAAAATTGCATTAAAAGCAGCTGGAGAGTTATGTTCTGATGCTGTCTTAGCTAGTGATGGATTTTTCCCATTTGCAGATACTGTAGAACTTGCAAATGAATATGGTATAAAGGCAATTATTCAACCAGGAGGTAGTTTAAGAGACCAAGAAAGTATTGATATGTGTAATTCCAAGGGGATCTCAATGGTATTTACGCAAAAAAGACATTTCTTGCATTAA
- a CDS encoding DoxX family protein, translating into MEDKAQANQVQTASMNRTKAPQKVEVVVANSSSGSEVNILGELSIFVLRIGFCALMIHHGLEKLQDPQGFAEFVVGKYFPFLPGDPVIWTFGAAITQLVCPAGLALGIFARLSSLGLFSTMAFAVYFHLLDTGLEGFPLAVVEGHNYAFELSFIYGAISLYFLCAGPGRLSLFRKTNKITYYPKST; encoded by the coding sequence ATGGAAGACAAAGCACAAGCTAATCAGGTTCAAACTGCAAGTATGAATAGAACTAAAGCGCCCCAAAAAGTTGAAGTTGTAGTTGCCAATTCATCTTCAGGGTCAGAAGTTAATATCCTTGGAGAACTATCGATTTTTGTTTTAAGAATAGGTTTTTGTGCTTTGATGATTCATCATGGCCTTGAGAAACTTCAGGATCCACAGGGTTTTGCTGAGTTTGTAGTTGGTAAGTACTTCCCATTTTTGCCAGGTGATCCTGTTATTTGGACTTTTGGAGCAGCAATTACTCAATTGGTATGCCCAGCAGGATTGGCTTTAGGGATTTTTGCGAGGCTTTCTTCTCTTGGTTTATTTTCCACCATGGCATTTGCAGTTTATTTTCATCTCCTTGATACTGGACTAGAAGGTTTTCCTCTGGCAGTGGTTGAGGGTCATAATTATGCTTTCGAATTGTCTTTTATTTATGGAGCTATTTCTCTCTACTTCTTATGCGCAGGTCCAGGCAGACTTTCTTTATTCAGAAAAACTAACAAGATTACATATTATCCTAAATCAACATAA
- the murJ gene encoding murein biosynthesis integral membrane protein MurJ: MHSFLKNNVFSISFGTSLSKLAGCIRQIFIAAAFGVGVTYDAFNYAYIIPGFLLIIIGGINGPLHNAVVAVLTPLNKKNGGIVLTQVSIKLSIILFILAIFIYSNSSLLIELLAPNLSSEAKSIATYQLQILTPCIPLSGFIGLSFGALNSQKKFFLSSISPAITSVTTIFFIFFSWIFNQENTSSHVLTYSGLLAFATLTGTLIQFFVQILEINKIGLLRLESTYNAFKNEERRIFKLIIPASISSGLSQINVFIDMFFASSFQGAASGLAYGNFLIQAPLGILSNSLILPLLPKFSKLRSNKDDRGLQKKLISGIEYCFLTAIFLTGFFITFNNQIVQLVFQRGSFDYSAALKVKNILIAYSVGIPFYLYRDLLVRTYYSIEKTNFPFKSSFAGIILNIFFDWFLIGAPIKNFGNLSPYNFGVVGIIFSSVVVNFIVCILLSFNLRNEDIHLPNLNLLRKISLMSLAAFICSTVCFIILKTTNNSNSNLGEFLLLMFGSLIFFVIYFLLTKFLKVNNFKVYKKKI; the protein is encoded by the coding sequence ATGCATTCATTTTTAAAAAATAATGTTTTTTCAATTTCATTTGGCACTAGTCTAAGTAAATTAGCTGGATGTATAAGGCAAATATTTATAGCTGCTGCTTTTGGGGTTGGGGTAACATACGACGCGTTTAATTATGCATATATAATTCCTGGTTTTTTGCTAATAATAATTGGAGGAATTAATGGTCCCTTACATAACGCAGTCGTTGCAGTTTTAACTCCGCTTAACAAAAAAAATGGAGGAATTGTTTTAACTCAAGTAAGCATAAAACTTTCAATAATACTATTCATTTTAGCTATATTTATTTACTCAAATTCCAGTTTATTAATTGAATTATTAGCCCCCAATTTAAGTTCGGAAGCTAAATCTATTGCTACTTACCAATTACAAATACTTACACCTTGTATCCCTTTATCAGGCTTCATAGGTTTAAGCTTTGGCGCCTTAAATTCCCAAAAGAAATTCTTTTTATCAAGTATAAGTCCAGCAATAACAAGCGTAACTACTATTTTTTTTATTTTTTTTAGTTGGATTTTCAACCAAGAAAATACATCTTCTCATGTCTTGACTTACTCGGGATTACTAGCTTTTGCAACTTTGACAGGAACTTTAATTCAGTTTTTTGTTCAAATTTTGGAAATAAATAAAATTGGTCTCTTGAGATTAGAGTCAACCTACAATGCATTTAAAAATGAAGAGAGGAGGATTTTTAAACTAATTATTCCCGCATCTATCTCATCAGGTCTAAGTCAAATTAATGTTTTTATCGATATGTTTTTTGCTTCAAGTTTTCAAGGAGCAGCATCTGGACTAGCTTACGGAAACTTTCTTATACAAGCCCCCTTAGGCATATTATCTAACTCTTTGATTTTGCCATTACTTCCAAAATTCTCTAAATTGAGAAGTAATAAAGACGATAGAGGTCTCCAAAAAAAATTGATATCTGGGATAGAGTACTGTTTCTTGACAGCTATTTTTTTAACAGGTTTTTTCATAACATTCAATAATCAAATCGTACAATTAGTTTTTCAAAGAGGATCTTTTGATTATTCAGCGGCTCTAAAAGTAAAGAATATATTAATTGCTTATTCAGTTGGCATACCTTTTTACCTTTATAGAGATTTATTAGTAAGAACTTACTATTCGATAGAGAAAACAAACTTCCCTTTTAAGTCTTCATTTGCAGGGATAATACTTAATATTTTTTTTGATTGGTTTTTAATTGGTGCCCCAATTAAGAATTTTGGGAATCTTTCTCCATATAATTTCGGAGTTGTAGGAATAATTTTTTCTTCAGTAGTAGTCAACTTTATAGTTTGTATTTTGCTTTCTTTTAATCTGCGAAATGAAGATATCCATTTGCCTAACTTGAATTTATTGAGGAAAATCAGCCTCATGTCATTAGCTGCCTTTATATGTAGCACAGTTTGTTTTATTATTCTCAAGACTACGAATAACTCCAATTCAAATCTGGGAGAATTTTTATTATTAATGTTTGGATCTCTAATTTTTTTTGTAATTTATTTTTTACTTACAAAATTCTTGAAAGTAAATAACTTTAAAGTTTATAAAAAAAAGATTTAG
- a CDS encoding 4-hydroxy-3-methylbut-2-enyl diphosphate reductase produces MDTQAFRRSLHHSDRYNRRGFDSPTKRAQALEEAYQSDLISSIRDNGFTYTKGRLNIKLAQAFGFCWGVERAVAMAYETRRHYPNENIWITNEIIHNPSVNDHLRKMNVKFISAKNGIKDFSLVSNGDVVILPAFGATVQEMKLLHEKGCHIIDTTCPWVSKVWHTVEKHKKHIFTSIIHGKFKHEETLATSSFAGKYLVVLDLEEAKYVSEYILGRRNRNEFMNKFAKACSDGFDPDKDLERVGVANQTTMLKSETEEIGKVFEKTMLKKFGPENLNSHFLAFNTICDATEERQDAMFSLVDEDLDILVVIGGFNSSNTTHLQEIAITKNISSFHIDTPERISVEENSILHKPLGSDLELKNNFLPSGKINVGITSGASTPDKVVADVIEKLIHIAS; encoded by the coding sequence ATGGATACTCAAGCTTTTAGAAGATCTCTGCATCATTCTGATAGATATAATAGAAGGGGTTTCGATTCTCCAACAAAAAGAGCTCAAGCGTTAGAAGAAGCTTATCAAAGTGATTTGATAAGTTCTATAAGAGATAATGGTTTTACTTACACTAAGGGCAGACTAAATATTAAGTTGGCCCAAGCCTTTGGCTTCTGTTGGGGAGTTGAAAGAGCTGTAGCAATGGCTTATGAGACTAGAAGACATTACCCTAACGAAAATATTTGGATAACAAACGAAATAATTCATAACCCCTCGGTTAATGATCATTTAAGAAAAATGAATGTAAAATTCATTTCAGCTAAGAATGGTATTAAAGACTTTTCATTAGTTTCAAATGGAGATGTAGTTATACTTCCTGCTTTTGGAGCGACTGTTCAAGAAATGAAACTCCTTCATGAGAAAGGATGTCATATCATTGATACAACGTGCCCATGGGTTTCTAAAGTTTGGCATACCGTCGAGAAACATAAAAAACATATTTTCACATCCATTATTCATGGGAAATTTAAGCATGAAGAGACTCTCGCTACTAGCTCATTCGCCGGAAAATATTTAGTTGTACTTGATCTGGAAGAAGCAAAATATGTATCTGAATATATTCTGGGGAGAAGAAATAGAAATGAGTTTATGAATAAATTTGCTAAAGCTTGTTCTGATGGATTTGATCCTGATAAAGATTTAGAAAGGGTTGGTGTTGCAAACCAGACAACAATGCTGAAAAGTGAGACAGAAGAAATTGGAAAAGTTTTTGAAAAAACGATGCTAAAGAAATTTGGACCAGAAAACTTAAATAGTCACTTTTTAGCTTTTAATACTATTTGCGATGCAACTGAAGAAAGGCAAGATGCAATGTTTTCCTTGGTTGATGAAGACCTCGATATTCTTGTTGTTATAGGAGGCTTCAATTCGTCTAATACTACTCATTTACAAGAAATAGCAATTACAAAAAATATTTCTTCTTTTCACATTGATACTCCAGAACGAATATCAGTTGAAGAAAACTCAATATTACATAAACCACTTGGATCAGATTTAGAACTTAAAAATAATTTTCTACCTAGTGGAAAAATTAATGTTGGAATTACCTCAGGTGCATCTACTCCTGATAAGGTCGTTGCAGATGTTATTGAAAAGTTAATTCATATTGCTTCCTGA
- a CDS encoding alpha/beta hydrolase, producing MKYAINHEFVSISSQTATHRIILMHGWGADSDDLLTFGKEMTEKINFDFEVISLRAPGLHPSGQGRQWYGLYPHDWNGAEVEVNKLIVTLKKFDTDQIPLRKTILLGFSQGAAMAIDAGFKLNFGLIVACSGFPHPNWAPEEKCPPLIVSHGLFDDVVPIDASRTIYEKVKSKSAKFCELLEFDGFHQIDSNLINFISSNISNIF from the coding sequence ATGAAATATGCTATCAATCATGAATTTGTCTCGATTAGCTCTCAAACTGCAACTCATAGAATTATTTTGATGCATGGTTGGGGAGCTGACTCAGATGACCTTTTAACATTTGGAAAGGAGATGACTGAAAAAATAAATTTTGATTTTGAGGTAATTTCTTTGAGGGCTCCTGGATTACATCCAAGTGGTCAGGGAAGACAGTGGTATGGATTATACCCACATGATTGGAATGGAGCTGAGGTTGAAGTAAATAAACTTATAGTTACATTAAAAAAATTTGATACTGATCAGATTCCACTAAGAAAAACAATTTTGCTGGGGTTCTCTCAGGGGGCGGCAATGGCAATTGATGCAGGATTTAAATTAAATTTTGGATTAATTGTTGCTTGTAGTGGTTTCCCTCACCCCAACTGGGCCCCGGAAGAAAAGTGTCCGCCATTGATTGTTAGTCATGGTTTATTTGATGACGTCGTGCCTATAGATGCTTCTAGGACTATTTATGAAAAGGTAAAGAGTAAGTCTGCTAAATTTTGTGAATTATTAGAATTCGATGGATTTCATCAAATTGATTCAAATTTAATTAATTTTATAAGTTCAAATATAAGTAATATTTTTTAA
- a CDS encoding ammonium transporter, with protein sequence MTTALQTPQRRSRSKLQDASLVNGPMLLLRSIRGFSSNRSMLWLATVPLALFGLGIFNLSAHAGDLPELNAAFLANNLWLFVATILVIFMNAGFAMVEAGMCRSKNAVNILAKNLFVFALAVTSYWVIGYSLMYGDSIAGGWLYFMGLFFDPTVTAETVADAGLVPTVDFLFQSAFAGTAATIVSGLVAERVKFGEFVVFAIVLTAFIYPIAGSWKWNGGWLDALGFVDFAGSSIVHSVGAWAGLVGAMLLGPRIGKYSDGKPQAMPGHNMAIATLGALVLWIGWYGFNPGSQLAMDQWVPYVAVTTTLAAAAGAIGATVVSTLTSGKPDLTMIINGILAGLVSITAGCGDMTLAGAWFAGLVGGIIVVFSVAALDAAEIDDPVGAFSVHGVCGVWGTVVIGLWGTAVQGDGAGMGLFNGGGITLLLVQALGAAAYAIWTLVTCWITWSIIGGLFGGIRVSEEEETQGLDIGEHGMEAYPDFASAK encoded by the coding sequence ATGACCACTGCTTTGCAAACGCCTCAAAGGCGCTCTAGGTCCAAGTTACAAGATGCAAGTCTTGTTAACGGGCCTATGCTCCTTTTGAGGAGTATTCGAGGATTTAGTTCAAACCGCTCAATGTTGTGGCTTGCAACTGTTCCTTTAGCTTTGTTTGGTTTAGGTATTTTTAATCTTTCTGCTCATGCAGGCGATCTACCTGAGTTGAATGCAGCTTTTCTTGCCAATAACTTATGGCTATTTGTCGCTACTATTTTAGTGATATTCATGAACGCCGGCTTCGCTATGGTAGAGGCAGGTATGTGTCGTTCTAAGAACGCCGTCAACATTCTTGCTAAAAACCTTTTCGTATTTGCTTTAGCTGTTACCTCTTATTGGGTAATAGGCTACTCGCTAATGTACGGAGATAGTATTGCTGGTGGATGGCTATATTTTATGGGCCTATTTTTTGATCCAACAGTCACTGCCGAAACAGTTGCTGATGCTGGATTAGTCCCAACAGTTGATTTCTTATTCCAGTCTGCATTCGCAGGAACTGCTGCTACTATCGTTTCCGGACTTGTAGCTGAAAGAGTTAAATTTGGAGAATTTGTTGTTTTTGCGATTGTATTAACTGCATTTATATATCCAATTGCTGGTAGCTGGAAATGGAATGGTGGTTGGCTAGATGCATTAGGTTTTGTCGACTTTGCTGGTTCTTCAATTGTTCACTCAGTTGGAGCATGGGCAGGTCTTGTAGGAGCTATGCTTCTTGGACCAAGAATTGGCAAATACTCTGATGGAAAACCACAGGCTATGCCTGGACACAATATGGCTATCGCCACTTTGGGTGCATTAGTTCTATGGATAGGTTGGTATGGATTTAACCCCGGTTCTCAACTTGCTATGGACCAATGGGTGCCATATGTTGCTGTAACAACTACTTTGGCAGCAGCAGCAGGTGCTATCGGAGCAACTGTTGTTTCAACACTAACTTCTGGTAAGCCTGATCTTACAATGATTATTAACGGAATCCTTGCTGGTTTGGTTAGTATCACTGCTGGTTGCGGTGATATGACTCTTGCTGGAGCCTGGTTCGCAGGACTAGTTGGTGGAATTATCGTTGTATTTTCTGTTGCAGCACTTGATGCCGCTGAGATTGATGATCCTGTAGGTGCATTCTCTGTTCACGGAGTATGTGGTGTATGGGGTACTGTTGTAATCGGTCTTTGGGGTACTGCTGTGCAAGGCGACGGAGCAGGTATGGGATTGTTCAATGGTGGAGGTATTACACTTCTTCTAGTTCAAGCCCTTGGTGCCGCAGCTTATGCTATTTGGACACTAGTTACTTGCTGGATTACTTGGTCTATAATTGGAGGATTATTCGGAGGAATCCGCGTATCTGAAGAAGAAGAGACTCAAGGCCTAGATATTGGAGAGCATGGAATGGAAGCATATCCAGACTTTGCATCTGCTAAATAA